A stretch of Besnoitia besnoiti strain Bb-Ger1 chromosome III, whole genome shotgun sequence DNA encodes these proteins:
- a CDS encoding putative Ras-related protein Rab2BV (encoded by transcript BESB_046650) produces MHMPVPVGGLPPLSGSLGPSNVSSSPPLFSASAALESSLSSSSSSTCSSPPPCPVTSPCSGPMPSGSPEAGRPPYWAAFPLLPPPSSSSSASDETSFSQSSSLLSSAFPSSSGLRSSDSAASFSAPLLSSSLPRAPPPSLAESFRAQAASLLIQGSFSKSGCAEARPAEGDRVLLAAGNSLVSVGDAASLRKDSSFQSFVPDRQESSFVNDIWQYVLGREERKTSLGYDYLVKLVIVGDSSVGKSCLLSRFAKGRFVARQRTTLGVDFETRTLDIDGTKVKIQLWDTAGHERFRSVTLSYYRSAMGALVVFDVTKRESFESVRSWLHELDERAPQNVQRILVGNKADLEERAVSREESRRLAAEFNLRYIETSAKTGQHVRAAFVELTLLVVRRLRQLEMQCTDACAREDNRSESCINRALSHGCLDTVQLAEGPIERKAGFFGAQLKRLWGGAAAGGVLEEEGQPGRRRVARMEFRRYAVDDYLDVCLDV; encoded by the exons ATGCACATGCCGGTTCCTgtcggcggcctcccgcCATTGAGTGGCTCGCTGGGCCCGTCAAACGTAtcgtcttctcctccgcttttctctgcttcaGCGGCTCTCGagtcctctctttcttcctcctcctcgtcaacctgctcgtctcctccgccatGTCCTGTGACCTCTCCCTGCTCCGGTCCCATGCCCTCCGGCTCGCCGGAAGCTGGCCGCCCGCCTTACTGGGCTGCCTTCCCTCTgctccctccgccttcttcgtcatcCTCTGCGTCTGACGAGACCTCGTTCTCGCAGTCTTCTTCTTTGCTTTCTTCTGCCTTCCCGTCGTCTTCGGGTCTACGGTCCTCTGACAgtgccgcctccttctcggcgccgttgctttcgtcgtcgctgcctcgtgCGCCTCCACCGTCGCTTGCAGAGAGTTTCcgtgcgcaggccgcgtcgctgctgatTCAGGGGAGCTTCTCCAAGTCCGGttgcgcggaggcgcggccggcggagggagacCGAGTGCTCCTTGCGGCTGGAAACTCGCTCGTGTctgtcggcgacgccgcgtctctgcgaaAAGACAGCAGCTTCCAGTCCTTCGTGCCCGACAGGCAAGAGAGCTCGTTTGTGAATGATATCTGGCAGTACGTCCTcggccgcgaagagcggaAGACCTCCCTTGGCTACGACTATCTAGTCAAACTCGTCATCGTAG gcgacagctCGGTCGGCAAGAGCTGCTTGCTTTCGCGGTTCGCCAAGGGTCGCTtcgtcgcccgccagcgCACCACGCTCGGCGTCGACTTCGAGACGCGCACGCTGGACATCGACGGCACGAAAGTGAAAATCCAACTCTGGGATACCGCTGGCCACGAGCGCTTCCGGAGCGTCACTCTCT CGTACTACCGGTCCGCGATGGGCGCTTTGGTGGTATTCGACGTCACGAAGCGCGAATCGTTCGAAT CGGTTCGCTCCTGGCTCCACGAACTCGacgagcgcgcgccgcagaacgTCCAGCGGATTCTCGTGGGAAACAAGGCTGATCTCGAAGAGCGA GCTGTCTCGCGAGAAGAgtcgcggcgtctggctGCGGAGTTCAATCTACGCTACATCgagacgagcgcgaagacCGGTCAAcacgtccgcgccgccttcgtggAGCTGACGCTGCTGGTGGTGCGCCGCCTACGGCAACTCGAGATGCAATGCACAGACGCCTGTGCGCGAGAGGACAACCGCAGCGAAAGCTGCATCAACCGCGCACTCAGTCACGGCTGCCTTGACACGGTCCAGCTCGCTGAAGGTCCTATCGAACGCAAGGCAGGGTTcttcggcgcgcagctgaaaCGCCtgtggggcggcgcggccgcgggcggagtcctggaggaggaggggcaGCCAGGCAGGCGAAGAGTGGCACGAATGGAGTTTCGCAGATACGCCGTCGACGACTACCTCGATGTATGCCTCGATGTCTAG
- a CDS encoding hypothetical protein (encoded by transcript BESB_046670) — MKCSGEISVDKRVVYLGLMLCTLAYPLIALMIIVREQNWYDDEGNMLSNPLPQITCPIEGAEGDIDCEASPLAYANINSIIWVFVVNECIMHSTYVLYVKLWATGGMVLSFRRELLSIIAFLAPEITLNSVFYYVQTMPIVREWFPGLKSFNYPLLVSFFLGATVSMLYGVGTSQTIDQFRRTTTLAGPGLMFLFVDWFSRSVFLPFFELMQNTFTALNVNTFLLAVFELILTNVYGSLFLPATQKLCVVLARFFYNVSYGVDGKVSLYDYVSLQAHDSNYSPQDPLSKRTTLINPSDIGTLDPGMRHSSIALGRKKSSGRTSISAAAAELQKMERERTSGMSSAVYEETAVVELRQDPVLQATPPLSCSEVSLKIAGTPPPAAALPHGGDEGGADPSGATSRSATHLDILVGHPADGLPHGSSRTSLDRGACSAANATHSQSESVHDTASRSNTSPDLHPLSFNEDMRKPSTASSAGKAPVGDWASKSSNSFTRLMAAAGSMEKDLEKIASLRSCGRHGRMTSGVDDPTEKPRFRNAVYIPYRKGFGSDAVEFEKIITWFNMIWDSWRFLLLRAVMVKTSNVFIFFIMIFKDFIYSMWHFCIRYNESCILFFLELRSVDTRKNRRILSALHWFQVLVVRPFLAPRCLTFTVWRSQLLFGLNKQRAESRMRSVACRAHSRIREFGIRTLSNIHDNEPWDAPNKGTPMKAARGFGKLVGTFFKDLGHDIMVHFKAESRRVLQQLSERAHKTRHTNPFRKRSSSTQNEIDVEECDVEYAYATELVVVRNVPITASSHSKRSSSSFGRFHHSSDSGTESILATGSDSQVQAPKKKSHRSTALTLADIFRSRKDSAFRTMHAAWLSQVVEEVQSLIYNRTWPRLLQKLMSSLSLVVTDIIAENTKVGLLPAYQTFGLFRTLDGRMRLFIMFSFDIVEVFTVYKVQTISRFYRSLKDGFNNHHDGPLVMLCTINCAGILLYFGLLRYVRFAHINGDKLLLPDNCQHEMLNQLNLVK; from the exons aTGAAGTGCTCGGGTGAGATCAGCGTCGATAAGAGGGTTGTGTATTTAGGCTTGATGCTTTGCACACTGGCCTACCCTCTTATCGCTCTTATGATCATTGTGAGAGAGCAGAACTGGTACGATGATGAGGGAAACATGCTGTCCAATCCGCTTCCTCAAATTACCTGTCCAATCGAAGGGGCAGAAGGCGACATTGACTGCGAAGCGAGTCCGCTTGCCTACGCAAATATAAACTCCATAATCTGGGTGTTTGTCGTGAATGAATGCATTATGCATTCGACGTACGTCCTATATGTGAAGCTTTGGGCTACAGGTGGTATGGTTCTCAGCTTTCGGCGAGAGCTGCTCTCCATCATTGCCTTCCTAGCTCCTGAGATTACTCTGAATTCGGTCTTTTACTACGTCCAGACAATGCCGATAGTCCGCGAGTGGTTCCCGGGACTCAAGAGCTTCAACTATCCCCTGCtggtctccttcttcttggGGGCCACGGTGTCTATGCTGTACGGAGTCGGGACCTCCCAAACAATCGACCAGTTCAGACGCACGACAACGTTAGCCGGGCCTGGCCTCATGTTCCTTTTCGTTGACTGGTTCAGTCGGTCTGTCTTCCTGCCCTTTTTCGAACTCATGCAGAATACCTTTACAGCACTGAATGTTAACACCTTTCTTCTTGCCGTCTTTGAATTGATTCTCACGAATGTATACGGGTCTCTTTTCTTGCCTGCAACCCAGAAGCTCTGCGTCGTTCTAGCTCGGTTCTTCTACAACGTGTCTTACGGAGTCGATGGGAAAGTGTCTCTCTACGACTACGTCTCTCTCCAAGCCCACGACTCGAACTACTCGCCTCAAGACCCTCTCTCCAAGCGGACGACGCTCATCAACCCGAGCGACATTGGAACACTCGATCCGGGGATGCGTCACAGCAGCATCGCGCTGGGCCGCAAAAAGAGTTCGGGTCGAACAAGCatctctgctgcggcagccgaaCTCCAGAAAATGGAGCGGGAAAGAACAAGCGGCATGTCCAGCGCAGTGTACGAAGAGACCGCGGTCGTTGAGCTGCGCCAGGACCCAGTTTtgcaggcgacgcctcctTTGTCCTGCAGCGAAGTCAGTCTGAAAATTGcgggcacgccgccgcctgcagcagcactTCCCCACGGCGGCGatgagggcggcgccgacccaTCCGGCGCCACGAGCCGATCTGCAACGCATTTAGACATCCTCGTTGGACATCCGGCCGACGGCCTTCCGCATGGAAGCAGCCGCACCAGCCTCGACAGAGGGGCGTGCAGCGCCGCTAACGCCACGCATTCACAGAGTGAATCGGTGCACGATACAGCGTCACGAAGCAACACAAGCCCCGACCTGCATCCCCTCTCGTTCAACGAGGATATGCGAAAACCCTCcactgcctcctccgcggggAAAGCCCCAGTGGGGGACTGGGCATCGAAATCGAGCAACAGCTTTACACGTCTCATGGCAGCCGCAGGCTCAATGGAAAAAGACCTTGAGAAGATTGCCAGCTTAAGGAGCTGCGGAAGACACGGAAGAATGACATCGGGAGTTGATGATCCCACAGAGAAGCCGCGATTCCGAAATGCTGTGTATATTCCGTACCGCAAGGGCTTTGGCAGCGACGCAGTCGAGTTTGAGAAAATCATCACGTGGTTCAACATGATCTGGGACAGCTGGCGGTTCCTGCTTCTGCGCGCAGTCATGGTCAAGACCTCGAacgtcttcatcttcttcatTATGATTTTTAAGGACTTCATCTACTCGATGTGGCACTTTTGCATTCGGTACAACGAGTCGTGCATacttttcttcctcgagctGAGGTCTGTGGACACCCGCAAGAATCGGAGAATCTTGTCCGCCCTCCACTGGTTCCAAGTCCTTGTGGTGCGCCCATTCCTCGCGCCGAGGTGTCTCACTTTCACCGTTTGGCGCTCTCAGCTTCTGTTTGGGTTGAacaagcagcgcgcggagagccgaATGCGGAgtgtcgcctgccgcgcgcacaGCCGCATTCGCGAGTTCGGCATACGCACACTTAGCAACATCCACGACAACGAGCCCTGGGACGCGCCCAACAAAGGCACACCCATGAAGGCCGCGCGGGGCTTCGGGAAACTCGTCGGCACTTTCTTCAAAGACCTGGGTCACGACATCATGGTTCATTTTAAGGCGGAATCGAGACGCGTTCTTCAGCAGCTCTCGGAGCGCGCCCACAAAACGCGGCATACAAACCCTTTTCGAAAGAGGTCCTCGTCCACGCAGAACGAAATCGACGTCGAAGAATGCGATGTCGAATACGCCTATGCGACGGAGCTCGTGGTAGTGCGCAACGTGCCCATCACAGCTTCTTCGCACTCGAAGCGGAGCTCGAGTTCCTTCGGGAGATTTCATCACAGCTCAGACTCCGGAACGGAGTCAATTCTCGCCACCGGCTCAGATTCCCAGGtgcaggcgccgaagaagaagtcTCACAGGTCAACGGCGCTCACCCTCGCCGATATTTTCCGCAGCCGCAAAGACTCGGCCTTCCGCACCATGCACGCCGCCTGGCTCTCTCAGGTCGTTGAGGAAGTCCAGTCGCTCATCTACAACCGCACGTGGCCCAGGTTGCTGCAGAAACTCATGTCTTCCCTGTCTCTCGTCGTCACCGACATCATTGCAGAAAACACCAAAGTCGGGCTCCTCCCCGCGTACCAAACC TTTGGTCTCTTCCGAACCCTTGACGGCCGCATGCGTCTCTTCATCATGTTTTCCTTCGATATTGTCGAGGTGTTCACGGTCTACAAGGTTCAGACTATCAGCCGCTTCTACCGCAGCCTGAAAGACGGGTTCAACAATCACCACGACGGCCCTCTGGTCATGCTTTGCACGATTAACTGCGCAGGCATTCTTCTCTACTTTGGCCTCTTGCGTTATGTGCGTTTTGCCCACATCAATGGGGACAAGCTGCTCCTCCCCGACAACTGCCAGCACGAAATGCTTAACCAACTGAACCTTGTCAAGTAG
- a CDS encoding hypothetical protein (encoded by transcript BESB_046660): MEALAKSESGVASGAAPLVSPSACKTRPLGLVSVPSPTAFLTSPRGPGALAASPSGSAASSCTPKNAMFMPLNVCATSSASTAVPQDDCESTASREGGSPRTPSVFDGPGLIPSGAARSANHEQSLTSSSRDTDSASLRSHASSTSRGLFRKPDSPSERESGGEALGASEREKRAETEPAEKRAAAGARFGVPRPAEEDGAEEEEARSVFSAAHARGSSLCSVSGGVEEGDVAPAADGRRSDSEGAEGVSLPGEAPNSNAVEAKAERSSRKAAVRRVRERVGVSKDDLSEFSTRGKSFHLNNAGDPTPSAAARVEGMSESLKAVAGLIRADALALEALKAEENQRRRKGRQEGGAISAAEQDPGRSTNASVAATRLASAVRFKEEELLRAESNAEISGASSAPAPFLLSGEKDVAESSRTTPSVLGESGLLPSVDLARGLAAVAAEIASAQASLGAAREGHEDQSHFLSLAAAARGGGNNEGREEKFTNAEEKAVEASGGEGAAKDTGAGFSLSAADLLEEGRRLLTSSSDLSVWLECAKNAAASPRRSKAEGLSNEQLLALSSALMSEDASQSAQNALFAGAAPALLEHDESPSHRLLPKAGESALTLPLAPREGVMVSGAASSSGPLAGSGAFPHGEKAATTRAQRGARGQKGERGASRPQALSRSLLSASAPASAAPTPSNYSGAVSHLMPHPSTSSAMTSVMVKSVSPAGVVRRGGRNRRKRTKYDLAYRQMELLGPFAEEAKHVDLSKVSGSSFAVELLKNPHLYSYESWVHGFAWPVGADGRRLLLRKLRGVYWSDPDYWQKRLMAEGLYRRDLFTLATVQELFKVTHLMGADVWDFLLKCTALTHKCDALTTKEADQSDNEEALQNASSPEASSPHAGPEITSQALSHPAVMAAVGHQDSGFCWHSLASQGGSGADAGAGTEEGGKGEGSDTAMGGDGGAAVNGGASASVYPPRLCAALSLHRSSSPAGEHEQRAGAEGEEEVSNPAAASWLGAEALQELLAGSLSRQGRENGAEETFARGEEDGLQGGAGALAPCQVSGEMLRQSLYLPGQLGAGAGAAGERGDRLSGGLNQEKRSRGRPRKTRSTISSVSSLARDDAEVSQKAQGGDAAAFGLAGVAAGLTLAGGDGTSGAGASESGLEGVAGQLAAATHAGASPLGVHSPRVNGTSGSAALSALLAASGASSLKAETEGLSDFFRGASGSEMGGREAGEAGRQEAGLEESLRHGVAGSEELLSSRLLMGEGRELQQALLASTLVAAQGKKRFRGDAAALDVVSDLANLHAKRSRSCALTPHHRRGVPTGDLSLMLEEELDATSSSAANRGREANADSLRALMLQVAEAAAASDLAPSLASSSSSRMGLAAEADCRARVSPNGSEGRPPAASAEGVRRRSSVGAQDEGRRRGSASCSAGDAGWSRAASTGAGAMEEEMRQMEILLQALDHHLAQHQQQEEREKEAKAQGEHASSRGASLPSSDTTSLLHPSLSAAPLESRRGAAGGSPADALGGGRGELAEDGSAFALHAPVGDKDVAGWERLAQVLRGESGPQEEGERKSDSPAVADAEALLQCVRALANSSSAGSLLSGGGLPVAEALLRSQHPRDASRDGPKDAAADGEPCAARSFVSTASAAAAHEGGAGWRRDLFPKLGVSGGVAMPPLRGGAAFLAALKERDLLGQHTNAAVAAAAASSAAMAGSLLWGGDSVGPDRAGRGALGKRGDDARLNALSFLGTLPGLGGGGSSDPARAKEGESGGEGNQASLLLTSSAGKKDASLPSAARVSCCGKTQAQQRQSSSASASGACVAALEALTSDTHALLQLTAHYSFMAQFMQCAMLFEVQQGLFRVINSLKAQERRRAGALEQLQGEARAEEAPGAEYRDSAQGGEDVQMLADQEGPGRDPTIKACLQSLLESGAVHMQFVQLMAQQLRRHVSSRGAGARGSSSFSSRGVEGARARPEDEAPSQPSLVAGLSRERRVDEKEAASDADAGGAAAGEAEQLLGLLKQPFFAGMGGADLIDLNNLLRAVPDLAAETATAGERDAEDAVKTHDAAGFADGAKEGEEDSTELGEGAEEKEATSSERGRCGLSDDVEMTDGTEEKKASEVQDDGAMGSAYAEMKEEEESMGNAETRRGSRDEAPKPSVEEEKELRETTDDEAAKGHDE, from the exons ATGGAGGCCCTTGCGAAGTCTGAATCGGGCGTCGCCAGTggcgcggctccgctggTGTCGCCGAGCGCGTGCAAGACTCGGCCGCTGGGCTTGGTCTCGGTGCCCTCCCCGACGGCGTTTCTGActtcgccgcgagggcctgGGGCTCTggctgcgtctccgtcggGAAGCGCGGCCAGCTCGTGCACACCGAAGAATGCGATGTTTATGCCTCTGAACGTCTGCGCCACGTCATCGGCGTCGACCGCCGTTCCGCAGGACGACTGCGAGAGTACGGCTAGCCGAGAAGGCGGGAGTCCGCGGACGCCCTCAGTGTTCGACGGCCCCGGGCTGATccccagcggcgcggcgcgcagcgccaacCATGAGCAGTCGCTCACGTCGAGCAGTAGAGACACAGACAGCGCGTCGCTGAGGAGCCACGCGTCCTCGACCAGCCGCGGGCTCTTCAGGAAACCCGACAGTCcctcagagagagaaagcggcggcgaggcactGGGCGCCagtgagagagaaaagagagcggagacagagccggcggagaagcgggcCGCAGCGGGGGCGCGGTTCGGGGTcccgcggccggcggaggaggacggtgcggaagaagaggaggcgcggtcggttttctccgctgcgcacgcgcggggCAGTTCGTTGTGTTCTGTGTCGGGAGGCGTTGAAGAGGGAGATGTCgctcccgcggcggacgGTCGGCGTTCGGACTCTGAAGGAGCGGaaggcgtctctctgcctggAGAGGCCCCGAACAGCAATGCAGTCGAAGCCAAGGCAGAACGTAGTTCACGCAAGGCAGCGgttcgccgcgtccgcgagaGAGTCGGCGTCTCCAAGGACGATCTTAGCGAGTTTTCGACGCGTGGAAAGAGTTTCCACCTGAACAATGCGGGCGACCCGAccccgagcgccgcggcgcgcgtcgagggcATGAGCGAGAGTTTGAAGGCGGTTGCGGGTCTCATCAGAGCGGATGCACTGGCTCTTGAGGCGTtgaaggcagaggagaaccagagaagaagaaagggtCGCCAGGAGGGCGGGGCTATCTCCGCGGCCGAGCAAGACCCGGGGCGGAGTACAAATGCGAGTGTCGCCGCAACGCGGCTCGCGTCGGCGGTGAGGTTCAAGGAAGAGGAGCTGCTCCGCGCCGAGTCAAATGCAGAGATCTCCggggcgtcctccgccccgGCGCCGTTTCTTCTCTCAGGAGAGAAGGACGTAGCGGAAAGCAGTCGAACGACACCGAGTGTGTTGGGCGAGTCGGGCCTTCTGCCCTCCGTTGACTTGGCGCGTGGTCTCGCTGCAGTCGCCGCGGAgatcgcgtctgcgcaggcctctctcggcgcggccAGAGAGGGGCATGAAGATCAGAGCCACTTTCTGTCGcttgcagctgccgcgcgaggcggcggcaacaACGAAGGACGCGAAGAGAAGTTCACCAAtgccgaggagaaggcggtggaggccagcggcggcgaaggagccgcaAAGGATACAGGCGCAGGATTTTCGCTTTCTGCAGCAGACCTCCTCGAAGAGGGTCGCCGGCTTCTGACATCCTCCTCAGATCTCTCTGTGTGGCTGGAGTGCGCCAAGaacgccgctgcctcgccacGACGGAGCAAGGCGGAGGGCCTTTCGAATgagcagctcctcgcgctctcttcaGCCCTCATGAGTGAAGACGCTTCGCAGTCGGCGCAAAACGCACTgttcgctggcgcggcgccagcgcttCTCGAGCATGACGAGTCACCCTCTCATCGGCTCCTGCCCAAGGCGGGCGAGTCGGCGCTGACCCTGCCGCTGGCACCCCGCGAGGGCGTCATGGtcagcggcgcagcctcctcctccggccCCCTGGCAGGCTCGGGGGCCTTCCCGcacggagagaaggcggccACGACCCgcgcccagcgcggcgccaggggccagaagggcgagagaggcgcgtcgcggccgcaagccctctcgcgctcgctgctctctgcgtcggcgcccgcgtcagCGGCACCCACGCCTTCGAACTACAGCGGCGCAGTGAGTCATCTTATGCCGCACCCTAGTACCAGCAGTGCGATGACTTCGGTCATGGTCAAGAGCGTGTCGCCAGCCGGCGTCgtccgacgcggaggacgcaacCGCAGAAAGCGAACCAAGTACGACTTGGCCTACCGGCAAATGGAACTTCTCGGCCCCTTcgctgaggaggcgaaacACGTCGATCTCTCCAAG GTTTCGGGCAGCAGCTTCGCAGTTGAACTGCTGAAGAATCCGCATCTGTATTCGTACGAGTCGTGGGTGCACGGGTTTGCGTGGCCTGTCGGCGCGGACGGTCGACGGTTGCTGCTGCGGAAACTGAGGGGCGTCTACTGGTCGGATCCAGACTACTGGCAGAAGCGGTTGATGGCTGAGGGCCTCTATCGCCGGGACTTGTTCACGCTCGCCACCGTGCAG GAACTCTTCAAAGTCACTCACCTGATGGGCGCGGACGTGTGGGACTTCTTGCTCAAGTGTACAGCCCTCACCCACAAGTGCGATGCTTTGACGACGAAGGAGGCCGATCAAAGCGA CAACGAAGAGGCGCTTCAgaacgcgtcgtcgccggaggcctcgtcgccgcacgcaggcCCCGAGATCACGTCGCAGGCGCTCAGTCACCCGGCAGTGATGGCGGCTGTCGGGCATCAGGACAGCGGCTTCTGCTGGCATTCGCTGGCGTCGCAGGGCGGCtcgggcgcggacgcgggggCCGGcacggaggagggcggcaagGGGGAGGGCTCGGACACTGCGatgggcggcgacggcggcgcggcggtcaacggcggcgcgtcggcgtctgtaTACCCCCCCC gcctctgcgcggcgctctcgctgcaccgctcgtcgtctcccgcggGCGAACACGAGCAGCGCGCAGGtgccgaaggcgaagaggaggttTCGAaccctgcggctgcgtcttggctgggcgcggaggcgcttcagGAGCTGCTGGCAGGGTCGCTCAGTCGCCAGGGCCGGGAGAACGGGGCCGAGGAGACgttcgcgcgaggcgaggaagacgggcTCCAGGGTGGGGCTGGCGCCCTTGCGCCCTGCCAGGTCTCTGGCGAGATGCTTCGACAGTCGCTGTACCTGCCAGGCCAGTTGGGtgctggcgccggcgccgcgggcgagaggggCGACAGACTGAGCGGAGGACTCAATCAGGAgaagcgctcgcgcggccgcccccgGAAGACCCGCTCGACCATCTCCTCGGTGTCGTCTTTGGcccgagacgacgcagaggtcTCGCAGAAGGcacagggcggcgacgctgcggcctTTGGGCTTGCCGGTGTCGCGGCTGGCCTGACGCtcgccggaggagacggaacgagcggcgcgggcgccagcgagagcggcttggagggcgtcgcgggtcagctcgcggcggcgacacacgcaggcgcgtcgccgctcggTGTGCACTCTCCGCGCGTCAACGGCACTAGCGGCAGTGCCGCGCTGTCGGCCTtgctcgccgccagcggagcGTCCAGCCTGAAGGCAGAGACCGAGGGCCTTTCAGATTTTTTCCgcggggcgagcggcagcgagatGGGCGGCAGGGAAGCGGGTGAGGCAGGCCGCCAGGAGGCGGGCCTGGAGGAGTCTCTGCGCCacggcgtcgcaggcagcgaagagtTGCTgtcttcgcgccttctcaTGGGTGAGGGACGGGAGCTCCAGCAGGCACTGCTGGCCTCGACGTTGGTTGCTGCGCAAGGGAAGAAACGCttcagaggcgacgcggcagctcTCGACGTGGTCTCGGATTTGGCGAACCTCCATGCCAAACGctcacgcagctgcgcgctgACGCCTCACCATCGCCGGGGCGTGCCCACGGGCGATCTGTCGCTGATGCTGGAGGAGGAGCTTGATGCGACGTCAAGTTCCGCCGCGAACCGCGGACGTGAGGCCAATGCAGACTCGCTGCGGGCTCTCATGCTTCAGGTCGCggaagcagccgccgcatCCGACCTGGCGCCCTCGcttgcctcctcctcttcgtctcgcatggggctggcggctgaggcggatTGCAGGGCTCGGGTGTCTCCGAATGGGTCGGAAGGGAggcctcctgcggcgtcggcggaggGCGTGCGAAGACGGAGTAgcgtcggcgcgcaggacgaAGGCCGGAGACGGGGGTCGGCGTCttgcagcgccggcgacgcagggtggtcgcgggcggcgagcacgGGCGCGGGGGCCATGGAGGAAGAGATGCGCCAGATGGAGATCCTTCTGCAGGCCCTTGATCACCACCTCGCGCAGCACCAGCAGCAGGAAGAGCGGGAAAAGGAGGCAAAGGCGCAAGGCGAACACGCGTCCTCGAGGGGCGCCTCCCTGCCGTCCTCGGATACTACGTCGCTGCTGCACCCGTCGCTgtcggccgcgccgctggagagccggcgcggggcggcaggcggctcCCCCGCTGATGCGCtgggcggcggtcgcggcgagctggcggaggacggttcggccttcgccttgcACGCGCCTGTTGGCGACAAAGACGTCGCGGGCTGGGAACGCCTCGCTCAGGTGTtgcgaggcgagagcggcccccaggaggagggcgagaggaaaTCCGACAGCCCCGCCGTCGCAGAtgccgaggcgctgctccaGTGCGTTCGCGCGCTGGCGAACTCGTCGTCCGCAGGCTCTTTGTTGTCAGGAGGGGGCCTGCCGGTCGCTGAGGCACTGCTCAGGTCGCAGCACccgcgcgacgcgtcgcGGGACGGCCCGAaggacgccgcagcagacggcgaacCTTGCGCCGCGCGATCGTTCGTGTCGACCgcttcggctgcggcggcgcacgagggaggcgcgggctGGCGACGCGATCTCTTCCCCAAGCTTGGGGTGAGTGGCGGGGTCGcgatgccgccgctgcgaggcggGGCTGCTTTTTTGGCGGCTCTGAAGGAGCGCGATCTGCTCGGTCAGCACACGAACGCGGcagtcgcggccgcggccgcgtcgtctgccgccaTGGCCGGGTCGCTCCTGTGGGGCGGAGACAGTGTGGGGCCGGAcagggcggggaggggcgCGCTGGGCAAGCGCGGGGACGACGCCCGCTTGAATGCATTGAGCTTCCTGGGCACGCTACCGGGGCTTGGGGGTGGGGGGTCGAGTGacccggcgcgcgcgaaggagggagaAAGCGGTGGCGAAGGCAATCAGGCGTCGCTCCTTCTAACGAGTTCCGCGGGCAAGAAGGACGCCAGTCTGCCGTCCGCCGCTCGTGTCTCCTGTTGTGGCAAGACCCAGgcccagcagcggcagagttcctcggcgtctgcgtctggcgCGTGTGTCGCGGCGTTGGAGGCGCTCACATCCGACACGCATGCACTTCTGCAGCTGACTGCGCACTACTCGTTCATGGCGCAGTTCATGCAGTGTGCGATGCTGTTCGAAGTGCAGCAAGGACTCTTCCGCGTCATCAACAGCCTCAAGGCGCAGGAGCGCAGGCGGGCAGGGGCGCTGGAGCAGTTGCAAGGCGAAGCGAGAGCCGAGGAGGCTCCTGGCGCGGAGTACAGAGACTCTGCGCAGGGCGGGGAAGACGTGCAGATGCTGGCAGACCAGGAAGGCCCTGGGCGCGATCCTACTATAAAGGCCTGTCTCCAGTCGCTCCTGGAGAGCGGAGCTGTGCACATGCAGTTTGTCCAGTTGatggcgcagcagcttcgccgccacGTTTCGAGCCGAGGGGCCGGCGCACGCGGTTCGTCTTCATTTTCCTCTCGAGGTGTCGAGGGCGCCAGGGCCAGGCCAGAGGACGAAGCGCCTTCCCAAccctctctcgtcgccggcctctctcGCGAGAGACGAGTCGACGAAAAGGAGGCGGCTAGCGACGCGGATGCCggtggagcggcggcgggtgaGGCCGAGCAGCTCCTCGGGCTGCTGAAGCAGCCGTTCTTCGCGGGCATGGGCGGCGCGGATTTGATCGACCTAAATAACCTGCTGCGAGCCGTGCCCGATCTCGCCGCCGAGACTGCGACagccggcgagcgagacgcggaagacgccgtGAAGACTCACGACGCAGCAGGCTTCGCAGACGGCGCgaaagagggcgaggaggactcGACGGAGCTCggggaaggcgccgaggagaaagaggcgaccagcagcgagcgagggagGTGCGGACTGTCGGATGACGTCGAGATGACGGATGgcacagaggagaagaaggcgagcgaggtgCAGGATGATGGCGCGATGGGCAGCGCATACGCAGAGatgaaggaggaggaagaaagcatgggaaacgcggagacgcggcgcggcagccgggACGAGGCTCCGAAGCCCAGCgtggaagaggagaaggaactGCGGGAGACGACAGATGATGAAGCCGCCAAGGGGCACGACGAGTGA